One segment of Paenibacillus sp. FSL R7-0337 DNA contains the following:
- a CDS encoding DUF5605 domain-containing protein, with translation MANPKEAGQAEAFQGRVSVSVPDQTSQWGVCEIVLHGGPAGGNPFTEVALQAEFSMGEYSVLALGFYDGDGVYRIRFMPEHQGKWTFRTGSNAPALHGLEGELECTAAAEGTHGPVRVRNTFHFAYADGTSYLPVGTTCYAWTHQGDEMERQTLDTLKASSFNKIRMCVFPKSYSYNENEPEYYPYEGSVQAGWDYSRFNPAFFRHLEERIADLGELGVEADLILFHPYDRWGFADMGKEADDRYLRYLVARLSAYRHIWWSLANEYDFMSNKLLADWERYAHIVTSYDPYGHLISNHNGIAFYDFNQPWVTHCSIQRVDVYKTSENTDEWRRRWNKPVVIDECVYEGNIEHGWGNITGEEMVRRFWEGAVRGGYVGHGETYLHPEDKLWWAKGGRLYGTSPERIAFLRRVLEEGPSEGLNPLSSDWDLPRAGVEDEYYLYYFGFNRPGFRQFTMNPEIRYKVELLDTWNMTVEELAGSYQGTFRVDLPGRTYMALRMTRLHEEQDLEAK, from the coding sequence ATGGCTAATCCGAAGGAAGCAGGGCAGGCTGAAGCATTCCAGGGGAGGGTCTCCGTATCGGTGCCGGACCAGACTTCACAGTGGGGGGTATGTGAAATTGTACTGCATGGAGGCCCTGCAGGGGGCAATCCGTTTACGGAGGTAGCGCTACAGGCGGAATTTTCAATGGGAGAATACTCCGTTCTGGCTCTGGGCTTCTATGACGGGGACGGAGTGTACCGCATCCGCTTCATGCCGGAGCATCAGGGGAAGTGGACCTTCCGGACCGGCAGCAATGCACCTGCTCTGCATGGACTTGAGGGAGAACTGGAATGCACGGCTGCGGCAGAGGGGACCCATGGTCCGGTCCGGGTGCGGAATACCTTTCATTTTGCCTATGCGGACGGAACGTCCTATCTTCCTGTCGGCACCACCTGCTACGCCTGGACCCATCAGGGGGATGAAATGGAGCGCCAGACGCTGGATACGTTGAAAGCGTCTTCTTTTAACAAAATAAGAATGTGCGTGTTCCCGAAATCCTACTCCTATAACGAGAATGAACCGGAGTACTATCCTTATGAAGGCTCGGTCCAGGCAGGGTGGGATTACAGCCGGTTCAACCCGGCGTTCTTCCGGCATCTGGAGGAGCGGATTGCAGACCTTGGGGAGCTGGGCGTCGAGGCTGACCTGATTCTGTTCCACCCGTATGACCGCTGGGGCTTCGCAGATATGGGCAAAGAGGCGGATGACCGCTATCTCCGGTACCTTGTAGCCAGACTCTCGGCTTACCGCCATATCTGGTGGTCGCTGGCTAATGAATATGATTTCATGAGCAACAAGCTGCTGGCCGATTGGGAGAGGTATGCGCATATTGTAACGTCGTATGATCCTTACGGGCACCTGATCTCTAACCACAACGGTATTGCCTTCTATGACTTCAACCAGCCCTGGGTTACGCATTGCAGTATTCAGCGTGTGGATGTGTACAAGACCTCCGAGAATACAGACGAATGGAGACGGCGCTGGAATAAGCCTGTCGTGATCGATGAATGTGTCTACGAGGGCAATATCGAGCATGGCTGGGGAAATATTACCGGGGAAGAGATGGTCCGGCGCTTCTGGGAAGGCGCGGTCCGTGGAGGATATGTCGGACATGGGGAAACCTACCTGCACCCGGAGGATAAGCTCTGGTGGGCCAAGGGCGGCCGGCTGTATGGCACGAGTCCTGAGCGGATTGCTTTTCTGCGCCGTGTGCTGGAGGAAGGGCCTTCAGAGGGACTGAACCCGCTGTCTTCGGATTGGGATCTGCCCAGAGCCGGGGTGGAGGACGAATATTATCTGTATTATTTCGGGTTCAACCGGCCGGGCTTCCGCCAGTTTACCATGAACCCGGAGATCCGCTATAAGGTGGAGCTGCTGGATACCTGGAACATGACGGTGGAGGAGCTTGCGGGTAGCTATCAGGGAACCTTCAGGGTCGATCTGCCGGGACGGACTTATATGGCGTTGAGAATGACGCGCCTGCACGAAGAGCAAGACCTGGAGGCGAAATAA
- a CDS encoding HAMP domain-containing protein, whose protein sequence is MSDDNQIKENQGDGIDAGELLSALMAMKKGNFSHRMPYDRTGIAGKVADTFNEIMDIQESLVNEVQTVARVVGKEGNLSRRFVQKNLGGSWETVTDSLNGLVIDLIQPTSEMVRVINAVAKGDLSQQVELAIEGRPLTGEFQRTASNINRMVNQLSTFASEVTRVAREVGTEGILGGQADVKGVSGTWKDLTDSVNYMATNLTDQVRNIAAVTTAVANGDLSKQITVNARGEIMELKNTINTMVDQLSMFASEVTRVAREVGTEGKLGGQADVKDVSGTWRDLTESVNYMASNLTNQVRNIAVVTTAVANGDLSKKITADVQGEILELKNTINTMVDQLSTFASEVTRMAREVGTEGILGGQADVKGVSGTWRDLTESVNYMASNLTNQVRNIAEVTTAVAKGDLSKTITVDAKGEILELKSTINIMVDQLSNFASEVTRVAREVSTEGILGGQADVKGVSGTWKDLTDSVNFMAGTLTDQVRNIAEVTTAVAKGDLSKQITVNATGEILELKNTINTMVEQLSIFASEVTRVAREVGTEGMLGGQAQVKGVAGTWRDLTESVNYMASNLTNQVRNIAVVTTAVANGDLSKKITADVQGEILELKNTINTMVDQLSMFSSEVTRVAREVGTDGKLGGQAQVKGVGGTWKDLTEGVNNMARNLTDQVRNIADVTTAVAKGDLSKKITVDVKGEILELKNTINTMVDQLSIFASEVTRVAREVGTDGKLGAQAEVKDVSGTWKDLTDTVNFMASNLTIQMRNIAGVTTAVANGDLSKKITVDVKGELLELKNTINTMVDQLNSFASEVTRVASEVGTDGKLGGQAQVRGVGGIWKDLTDNVNIMATNLTDQVRGIAKVVTAVANGNLKQKLTVEAKGEIAELTDTINNMIETLATFADQVTTVAREVGAEGKLGGQASVPGAAGTWRDLTDNVNYMASTLTTQVRAITNVATAVTNGDLSRAIDVSASGEVATLKDNINEMIRNLKETTRINTEQDWLKTNLAKFSRMLQGQRDLYAVSRMILSELAPLVSMQHGVFYINEPSGGEAVLKLFASYAYQNRKHLANEFRAGQGLVGQCLIEKQRILLTNVPGDYVMISSALGEATPLNIILLPIIFEDQVLAILELATFRPYSDIDIAFLDQLTESIGSVINTMQANQRTEELLIQSQSLTEELQKQQLELRSTNDELEDKAKLLVLQKAEVESKNHEVEVAKRYLEEKAEQLALTSKYKSEFLANMSHELRTPLNSLLLLAEQLAENPDENLHELQVKFAKTIQDSGLELLNLINDILDLSKIESGTITPDFSEVSLAELTDGLDRTFRHMVDAKKLDYRIKIDPGVPASIATDSKRLLQILKNLLSNAFKFTEQGQIMLQIRKAADGWHPDKESLERATTVICFSVSDTGIGIPAEKQQIIFEAFQQADGSTNREYGGTGLGLAISREIAEMLGGEISLYSEVGKGSVFNLYLPTEAEFTEPEPPKAHVPEVIDITPAKRRSSLARPEEEPFADDREQIEPGDRVFLIIEDDQKFNEIILGMLHKKGIKAVIATSGWDVLELVQKYQPAAITLDLHLGGDTDGWLVLQQLKNDIGVRHIPVCVMTVDEDEVLLLQKGAYDYFRKPVTNEELENALDRLNRFADHATANLLVAVQDEQERKHVAGLLDNPDLTLTLVETGRKALNQLNSKTFDAIVLDSSLADMKLIRFLREMYKNARNKRIPVLVQMNRKRTSEEEAEWDELAKMAVLKEVKSDAQLIDESTLALHRKAGNLPPLSRDKLVKLYQSDEMIEYKKVLVVDDDIRNIFALTSILERHQMKVIPAENGQDAITLLEQTPDIGIVLMDIMMPGMDGYETTRAIREKPEWRDLPILALTAKAMKGDRELCLEAGCSDYITKPVNSGQLLSMMRTWLDE, encoded by the coding sequence ATGAGCGATGACAACCAAATCAAAGAGAACCAGGGCGATGGAATAGACGCCGGTGAACTACTGAGCGCCTTGATGGCGATGAAGAAGGGCAATTTCTCCCACCGGATGCCTTATGACCGTACGGGGATCGCTGGTAAGGTAGCGGATACGTTCAACGAGATTATGGATATTCAGGAGAGTCTGGTGAACGAGGTTCAGACGGTGGCCAGAGTGGTCGGCAAGGAAGGAAACCTGTCCAGGCGGTTCGTGCAGAAGAATCTGGGCGGGTCCTGGGAGACGGTGACCGATTCCTTGAACGGCCTGGTGATTGACCTGATTCAGCCGACCAGCGAGATGGTCCGGGTGATTAACGCCGTAGCCAAGGGCGATCTGTCCCAGCAGGTGGAGCTGGCGATCGAAGGACGGCCGCTTACCGGCGAGTTCCAGCGGACGGCAAGCAATATTAATAGGATGGTGAACCAGCTGAGCACGTTCGCTTCCGAGGTTACACGTGTAGCACGTGAGGTCGGTACCGAGGGAATTTTGGGCGGACAGGCTGATGTGAAGGGGGTCTCCGGTACCTGGAAGGATCTGACTGACAGCGTCAATTATATGGCGACGAATCTGACGGATCAGGTGCGCAACATCGCGGCGGTGACCACGGCCGTAGCGAACGGCGATCTGTCGAAGCAGATTACGGTCAATGCGCGCGGCGAAATCATGGAGCTGAAGAATACAATCAACACGATGGTGGATCAGCTCTCCATGTTCGCTTCCGAAGTGACCCGGGTGGCGCGTGAGGTCGGGACTGAAGGCAAGCTCGGCGGACAGGCTGATGTGAAGGATGTCTCCGGCACCTGGCGGGATTTGACCGAGAGCGTCAACTATATGGCGTCCAACCTGACGAATCAGGTGCGGAACATCGCGGTGGTGACCACGGCGGTTGCCAACGGCGATCTGTCGAAGAAGATTACGGCCGATGTGCAGGGTGAAATTCTGGAGCTGAAGAACACGATCAATACGATGGTGGATCAGTTATCGACTTTTGCTTCCGAGGTGACCCGGATGGCGCGCGAGGTGGGTACCGAAGGGATTCTCGGCGGGCAGGCTGACGTTAAGGGCGTCTCCGGCACCTGGCGGGATTTGACTGAGAGCGTTAACTATATGGCGTCCAACTTAACGAATCAGGTGCGCAATATCGCGGAAGTGACCACGGCGGTAGCCAAGGGCGACTTGTCGAAGACGATAACCGTCGATGCGAAGGGCGAGATTCTGGAGCTGAAAAGCACCATTAACATCATGGTGGACCAGCTCAGCAATTTCGCCTCCGAGGTCACGCGCGTGGCGCGGGAGGTATCTACAGAAGGGATTCTCGGCGGACAGGCCGATGTGAAGGGCGTCTCCGGGACCTGGAAGGATCTGACCGACAGCGTGAACTTCATGGCGGGTACGCTGACGGATCAGGTGCGCAATATCGCTGAAGTGACGACTGCCGTGGCGAAGGGGGATCTGTCCAAGCAGATTACTGTGAATGCGACCGGCGAGATCCTGGAGCTGAAGAACACCATTAACACCATGGTGGAGCAGCTGTCGATCTTCGCTTCCGAGGTGACGCGAGTGGCACGCGAGGTCGGCACTGAAGGAATGCTGGGCGGGCAAGCGCAGGTGAAGGGCGTAGCCGGGACCTGGCGCGATTTGACCGAGAGCGTGAACTACATGGCGTCCAACCTGACGAATCAGGTGCGCAACATTGCGGTGGTAACGACAGCGGTGGCAAACGGCGATCTGTCCAAGAAAATCACTGCGGATGTGCAAGGCGAAATTCTGGAGCTGAAGAACACGATCAATACGATGGTGGACCAGCTCTCCATGTTCTCCTCCGAGGTGACGCGTGTAGCGCGCGAGGTGGGTACAGATGGCAAGCTCGGCGGCCAGGCGCAGGTGAAGGGAGTAGGCGGCACCTGGAAGGACTTGACCGAAGGTGTAAATAACATGGCCCGCAATCTGACGGATCAGGTGCGTAATATTGCAGATGTGACTACGGCGGTTGCCAAGGGCGACCTGTCCAAGAAGATTACCGTAGACGTCAAGGGCGAGATTCTGGAGCTGAAAAATACGATTAACACGATGGTGGATCAGCTCTCGATCTTCGCCTCCGAGGTGACGCGTGTAGCGCGCGAGGTGGGCACGGATGGTAAGCTGGGCGCACAGGCCGAGGTGAAGGATGTCTCCGGGACCTGGAAGGATCTTACTGATACGGTGAACTTCATGGCGAGCAACCTGACGATTCAGATGCGCAACATTGCCGGTGTAACCACGGCGGTAGCGAACGGGGATCTGTCCAAGAAGATTACGGTGGATGTCAAAGGCGAATTGCTGGAGCTGAAGAACACGATCAATACGATGGTGGATCAGCTGAATTCGTTCGCCTCCGAGGTGACGCGCGTAGCGAGCGAGGTCGGCACGGACGGCAAGCTGGGCGGACAGGCCCAGGTGCGCGGTGTCGGGGGGATCTGGAAGGATCTGACCGACAACGTGAATATCATGGCGACCAATCTGACCGATCAGGTGCGCGGCATCGCCAAGGTCGTGACGGCAGTGGCGAACGGTAATCTGAAGCAGAAGCTGACGGTGGAGGCCAAGGGCGAGATTGCCGAGCTGACGGATACGATCAATAACATGATCGAGACGCTGGCTACCTTCGCTGATCAGGTCACTACCGTGGCACGCGAGGTTGGAGCCGAAGGGAAGCTGGGCGGACAGGCCAGCGTGCCAGGGGCTGCGGGTACCTGGCGTGATTTGACCGACAACGTCAATTACATGGCGAGTACGCTGACCACACAGGTGCGGGCCATCACCAATGTGGCTACAGCAGTGACTAACGGCGATCTGTCACGGGCGATTGATGTGTCCGCCTCCGGGGAGGTTGCCACGCTCAAGGACAACATCAACGAGATGATCCGTAATCTGAAGGAGACGACCCGCATCAACACCGAGCAGGACTGGCTGAAGACTAATCTGGCCAAGTTCTCGCGGATGCTTCAGGGGCAGCGCGATCTGTATGCAGTCAGCCGGATGATCCTGTCCGAGCTGGCTCCGCTGGTATCGATGCAGCATGGCGTCTTCTATATTAATGAACCCTCCGGCGGGGAGGCGGTCCTGAAGCTGTTCGCCAGCTATGCGTATCAGAACCGCAAGCATCTGGCGAATGAATTCCGTGCGGGCCAGGGGCTGGTTGGCCAGTGCCTGATTGAGAAGCAGCGGATTCTGCTGACTAATGTTCCGGGCGATTATGTGATGATCTCGTCCGCACTGGGCGAAGCCACTCCGCTCAATATCATTCTGCTGCCGATCATCTTCGAGGATCAGGTGCTGGCGATTCTGGAGCTGGCGACCTTCCGGCCTTACAGCGATATCGACATCGCCTTCCTGGATCAGCTTACTGAATCCATCGGCAGTGTAATCAATACGATGCAGGCGAACCAGCGTACGGAGGAGCTGTTGATTCAGTCCCAGTCGCTCACCGAGGAGCTGCAGAAGCAGCAGCTGGAGCTGCGGAGCACGAATGACGAGCTGGAGGATAAGGCGAAGCTGCTGGTGCTGCAGAAGGCAGAGGTGGAGAGCAAGAACCATGAGGTGGAGGTAGCCAAGCGTTACCTGGAAGAGAAGGCGGAGCAGCTTGCCCTTACCTCCAAGTACAAATCCGAATTCCTGGCGAACATGTCCCATGAGCTGCGCACACCGCTGAATTCCTTGCTGCTCCTGGCAGAACAGCTGGCCGAGAACCCGGATGAGAATCTGCATGAGCTGCAGGTGAAGTTTGCGAAGACCATTCAGGACTCCGGGCTGGAGCTGCTGAATCTGATTAATGATATCCTCGATCTGTCCAAAATCGAATCCGGCACGATCACGCCGGATTTCAGCGAAGTCTCGCTGGCAGAGCTGACGGACGGGCTGGACCGTACCTTCCGTCATATGGTGGATGCCAAGAAGCTTGACTACCGGATCAAGATTGATCCCGGTGTACCGGCCAGCATCGCTACGGATTCCAAGCGTCTGCTGCAAATCCTGAAGAACCTGCTGTCGAACGCCTTCAAGTTCACTGAGCAGGGACAGATTATGCTGCAGATCCGCAAAGCGGCCGACGGGTGGCACCCGGATAAGGAGTCACTTGAGCGCGCCACCACCGTAATCTGCTTCTCGGTAAGTGATACGGGGATCGGCATTCCGGCGGAGAAGCAGCAGATTATCTTCGAAGCGTTCCAGCAGGCGGATGGCAGTACGAACCGGGAATACGGAGGAACGGGTCTCGGGCTTGCCATCTCCCGCGAGATTGCCGAGATGCTCGGCGGAGAGATTAGCCTGTACAGTGAAGTAGGCAAGGGAAGTGTATTCAACCTGTACCTGCCGACGGAAGCGGAATTCACAGAACCGGAGCCTCCGAAGGCTCATGTTCCCGAGGTCATTGATATTACCCCGGCCAAACGCAGAAGCAGCCTTGCGAGGCCGGAAGAGGAGCCCTTCGCGGATGACCGCGAGCAGATTGAACCGGGAGACCGGGTGTTCCTGATCATTGAGGATGACCAGAAGTTCAACGAGATCATTCTGGGGATGCTCCACAAAAAAGGAATCAAAGCGGTTATCGCCACCAGCGGCTGGGATGTGCTGGAGCTGGTTCAGAAATACCAGCCGGCGGCCATCACGCTGGATCTGCATCTTGGCGGGGATACGGACGGCTGGCTGGTGCTTCAGCAGCTCAAGAATGATATCGGGGTGCGGCATATTCCGGTCTGCGTAATGACTGTGGATGAAGACGAGGTGCTGCTGCTGCAGAAGGGGGCTTACGATTACTTCCGCAAGCCCGTGACCAATGAGGAGCTGGAGAATGCGCTGGACCGGCTGAACCGGTTCGCGGATCATGCCACAGCTAATCTGCTGGTTGCCGTCCAGGATGAACAGGAGCGCAAGCATGTTGCCGGGCTGCTGGACAACCCGGATCTTACGCTTACTCTTGTAGAGACCGGGCGCAAAGCCTTGAACCAGTTGAACAGCAAGACGTTCGATGCGATCGTGCTGGACAGCAGCCTGGCGGACATGAAGCTGATCCGCTTCCTCCGGGAGATGTATAAGAACGCCAGAAATAAGAGAATCCCCGTCCTGGTGCAGATGAACCGGAAGCGGACATCGGAGGAAGAAGCCGAGTGGGATGAGCTGGCGAAGATGGCGGTGCTCAAAGAGGTGAAGTCGGATGCCCAGCTGATTGATGAATCCACCCTCGCCCTGCACCGCAAGGCAGGGAATCTGCCGCCGCTCTCCAGAGATAAGCTGGTGAAGCTCTATCAATCCGATGAGATGATCGAGTATAAAAAGGTGCTTGTAGTGGATGATGATATCCGCAACATCTTTGCGCTCACCTCCATTCTGGAGCGCCATCAGATGAAGGTGATCCCTGCGGAGAATGGCCAGGATGCGATCACGCTGCTGGAGCAGACGCCGGATATCGGAATTGTCCTGATGGACATCATGATGCCGGGAATGGACGGCTATGAGACTACCCGGGCGATCCGGGAGAAGCCGGAATGGAGAGACCTTCCGATACTTGCGCTTACAGCCAAGGCGATGAAGGGAGACCGGGAGCTGTGCCTGGAAGCAGGCTGCTCGGATTATATTACCAAGCCGGTGAACAGCGGACAGCTGTTATCGATGATGCGTACCTGGCTGGACGAATAG
- a CDS encoding LacI family DNA-binding transcriptional regulator translates to MEELARLAGVSKGAVSLALNGKPGVGPETRGRILRLAETYGYTGRGRAAAADANPTTLRFLVFTNAGLVHEEYYQQPFFRELIHHIEERCRMGGYSLIFSAIEEKNYEQGIHSVMEEPTSGVILLGTSLDAARIADIADKLPGLIVLDTCFDALPVHFVEINNYMGAYQAGTYLTSHGHRRIGYIASEERIHNFGERQRGFMDAMAEAQVEIPRSSILAVPPTLFSSQGPLRDKLQRLKDSGQPFPTAFFCECDYIAISVIKALGELGFSIPEDVSVIGFDNINESQIVAPELTTVHVEKERMAAWAVDLFTASLHRQPAVSTKVKVDTLFIERASCRRLEPSAD, encoded by the coding sequence ATGGAGGAGCTTGCCCGGCTGGCCGGGGTCTCCAAAGGGGCCGTCTCGCTGGCCCTGAACGGGAAGCCGGGGGTCGGGCCAGAGACACGCGGGCGAATCCTGCGCCTGGCGGAGACCTATGGATATACCGGCAGGGGAAGAGCGGCCGCCGCTGATGCGAACCCCACCACCCTGCGGTTCCTGGTGTTCACCAATGCCGGACTGGTCCATGAGGAGTATTATCAGCAGCCCTTCTTCCGGGAGCTGATTCATCATATTGAGGAACGCTGCCGGATGGGGGGCTACAGTCTGATTTTCTCCGCTATTGAAGAGAAGAACTATGAGCAGGGCATTCATTCCGTGATGGAGGAGCCCACCAGCGGCGTGATTCTGCTCGGAACCAGCCTGGATGCGGCCAGAATAGCCGATATCGCGGACAAGCTGCCCGGCCTGATCGTGCTGGACACCTGCTTCGATGCGCTGCCTGTCCATTTTGTCGAGATCAATAATTATATGGGGGCTTATCAGGCAGGCACCTATCTGACTAGTCACGGTCACCGGAGAATTGGTTATATCGCATCCGAGGAGCGGATTCATAACTTCGGGGAACGGCAGCGCGGGTTCATGGACGCCATGGCGGAGGCGCAGGTGGAGATCCCCCGGAGCAGCATACTGGCGGTGCCGCCGACCTTATTTTCCTCTCAGGGGCCGTTACGGGACAAGCTGCAGCGGCTGAAGGACAGCGGACAGCCCTTTCCCACCGCCTTCTTCTGTGAATGTGATTACATCGCCATCAGCGTGATCAAGGCACTCGGCGAGCTGGGCTTCTCCATCCCGGAGGATGTATCCGTCATCGGCTTCGATAATATCAATGAATCGCAGATTGTAGCCCCGGAGCTGACCACAGTTCATGTGGAGAAAGAACGGATGGCCGCATGGGCAGTCGATCTGTTCACCGCTTCTCTTCACCGGCAGCCCGCAGTCAGTACCAAGGTCAAAGTCGACACCCTCTTTATCGAGAGAGCTTCCTGCCGCCGGCTCGAACCCTCTGCGGATTAA